A section of the Paramisgurnus dabryanus chromosome 4, PD_genome_1.1, whole genome shotgun sequence genome encodes:
- the LOC135736118 gene encoding uncharacterized protein — translation MDDLSSPEREAVEELLPGIRTRRYSLPHITLAPGTRRRPRHATSEHPSRCSFTDRVRANGDAIAQHENVRLTEKVAELEAHIRTLVEDGKTANVNVSNTVSGAPTVTRSTHSSVSATELTRPTNWVTIRRRSHIRCPSKSPLVISNRFDILSNTPAETSVKGALVIGDSILKNVNIEAPATIVDCIPGARSSDIRSKLKMLANAKRKFSKIVIHAGANDTRLRQSEITKETIKEVCEIAKKMSDNVICSGPLPAYRGDETYSRLVSLHHWMSKWCPQHNVVFIDNWKHFRGRPDLLKRDGLHPSSEGNAILSRNLTNTLNSNTV, via the exons ATGGATG ACCTTTCCTCACcagagcgggaagctgtggaggagttgttgccCGGCATTCGCACCAGACGGTACAGCTTGCCACACATCACCCTGGCTCCAGGCACCCGGAGACGACCAAGGCATGCAACGAGCGAGCACCCatctcgatgcagcttcacggaccgcgttcGGGCGAACGGAGACGCTATCGCACAGCATGaaaacg taaggctaACGGAGAAGGTTGCAGAACTAGAAGCGCACATCCGAACGCTCGTTGAGGACGgtaaaaccgctaatgttaatgtttcaaacactgtttcgggtgcgcctaCTGTAACGCGTAGTACACATAGCTCGGTTTCGGCAACTGAGTTAACACGGccgactaactgggtgactatCAGGCGGCGTAGTCATATTCGATGCCCATCGAAGTCCCCCCTagtaatttctaacagattcgacaTCCTaagcaatacaccggctgagacaTCTGTTAAAGGTGCCCTTGTTATTGGAGACTCGATACTAAAGAACgtgaacattgaggcaccagccaccatagttgactgtataccgggagccagatcgtcagacattagatccaaacttaaaatgctggctaatgctaagcgtaagttttcaaaaattgttattcATGCCGGCGcaaatgacaccagactccgccagtcggagatcacaAAAGAaactattaaagaggtgtgtgaaattgcaaaaaaaatgtcagataatgtaatatgctctggtcccctccccgcctaccggggtgatgaaacttatagcagattagtgtctcttcacCACTGGATGTCAaaatggtgccctcagcataacgtagtgtttatagacaattggaagcactTCAGGGggagacctgacctgctaaagagagatggccttcatccgtcatcggaaggaaatgctatactctctagaaatctgaccaatactCTTAATTCTAATACAGTCTGA